The genomic stretch CAGGAAACAACAGGATTAGACCCTCAGAATCTCAGACAATGGAATTATAGAAACACaacataaatatgttttaaatgactaaagacaaaaaagaacaagtaaaatgagaaaaaaacagatacCCTATTTTTTGGAAGGCCATTTGTATTTGTAAAAgaaccaacttaaaaaaaaaaaaaaagaaccatctaGAACTTgtagaagtgaaaaatacaatcAATGGGTAGGTTCAACTGGCAGGTTCGATCCAGTGGAAGAGAAAATTACTCAACTGGAAGGTAGATCTAAAGATTACCCAGAAAGCAGCAGAGAGAAAGACATGAAAAACGTGAAAGAAAAGTTGAGAGCAGTAGAATGAGAAAGACGTCTATCAGGCCTTCAAAAGGAAGGACGCAAGAGGCGCATTTGAGAAGGGAACTTTCCAGGATAGGTGAGATAGATTAATCTTCAGACTCAGGAAACAGTGAATCCCAAGCAagataaataaaaccaaacccACACACCTGGATTCACCATAGTGAAACTACAGAACATCAAAGGTAAAGAGAAGACGTTGAGATCAATAACTAAGAAAAAACAGGTGTGCTGCAGAGGGGTGACCATCAGACTGATAGGAGAAGCACTGCCCCTCCAGGTGGAGCTGGTCACATACATCCTTACAGTCCATCAAATGCTCCCCAGGCTGCCACTAAAACTACCACCAccctcccacctcctgcctcctccAGCCAAATACCATTTGTCAAGTCTGGCTGGGGCTCCAGACCCACCTGTCAGTGGCTGCAGCTGGACCAGGGCACAGCCAGAGCCCGTGGCCACCACACGGAAGTAGCTGAGGGTCCTCTTGACACCTTCCAAGATGTCCTTTCGGGATGGGGACTTCACTGGAACGACCTGTGGTGGCAGCCCCCAAGAATGAACAAGCTTCACACACACCTGGGAACTACCCGCAGACCCTCCTCGCTCCCAACAGACTCAGGACAGGGCCACAGTATAGGCAGTCGTCACTCGCCTGTATTAGGGGTCTGGAGGGCCAGTCACCCCACGTCTATATCCTGTAGGGGTAATATGTCTGGAAGGACCCCCCCCTCTTCCCCACCTAGACCCTGACTCACAAGATTGACCCCATCAATGTGTTCCAGTTTCAGAGCTGCTTGGATCTTCCCCTCAGAAGTAGCTGGGATCCCATCAGTGACAGCACTGAGAAAGAGGCAAGAGGAAGTCACGTAGTGGCTTGCTGGGACCTCCCCACTGCTCTGGGAGCTTCCCAGCCCCTCTCACCAGTAGGTGACTGTGGGTCTCCTGGCTCTCTGTGAGTAAGTGAAGAACTTCTGGAGGCGGCTTGCTGTCTGGGGACAACTGGAGAGGAGTACAAGCCCAGAGGTTTCCCTGGAGGAAGGAGACAAATCACAAAAGTTAAAATCCCCTGGGCTCACCCACACAAAAAGGAGACCCCGGACTTtcctggcgttccagtggttaagactctgcgcttccagtgctgggggtgcgggttcaatacctggtatgaagatcctgtatgccgcttggcacagccaaaaaaaaaaaaaaaagacctctagAAAGGAACACCTGACCTGCTTAAGACCAAACAGTTACATCCTCTTGAGAAACAAGTAAGTCTTCCCCATGTTTGATAATAAGAGGACATTGCTTAAATGTGTTCCTCATTTTGCTCTGGCTCCCAGGGAGCTCAGAGCCAAACATCATAACAATTACCACCAACTGTTGAGTGTCtaccatgtgctaggcactatactaggaattttatatatattagctattaaataattaaattcccCACAAGCAAGCCCATGAGTTTGTGGAACTGCAGAAACATTTCATCTCAAGCACCGTCTCTAATAGATGGCAATTAGAGGAAAGAATATCACAGATCAATTGACAATACCTGCCATGAATATGGAATTAAGAGAAGTGAGTGCACACTGAGCATAGATATTATTAGCTCTATTTTAtgattaaagaaactgaggctcggtgGTAGCTAAGATCACAGTTTATGCgtaaggatttgaacccagatctatccacttcctcctccttttccttgtATCCTACCTCTGTGATCCCAAACCAGCCCATGGAACATGTCtcagtttattcctaagtagttATGCCCCCACCCCAGATGGATGTCTGTCCTTCTACCTTCCTCTCACCCCCACCACTTACTTCCCAGATGCTCGGACAACCTGGAGCTCCCGCTCCCCGAGCCCCAGGGACTGGCTCAGCTCCGGGAGCACTGAGAGCAACGTCAGCTCTCCCGgttttcctggggaaaaaaaaggaagagtacAAGTTGCTCCCAGAGGCAACTTTATCccacctttcctttctcttcactATTTCTTCCCCTCAGAGACGTCAAAACCCCTTTCATTGCATCTCTTTCCCCTACCCATACCTGTCACTGGCAGGCCCTGTGGCTTGTTCAATGTCACCAGAGGTCCTGAAACGTAAAATACATAAACATCATCAACAGCAAAtgcagtttacaaagcactttctcaATTCATATTATCGTGTGGTCCCAATACAACTCATTCATGAGTTATCATCCTGAAGTTTCTGAACCTTGCATATGCTAAGCTGGCTACCTGCCAcgtcagggcctttgcacttgctgtttcctctctcTCAGATTTTCACGTGGCTGCTTTCTTCATATCATCGTGGCTCAAATGTCACCATCACAAAGAGGCCCGAGTCTCCAATCTAATGTCTGCTCCCTGCAGTTCCTCATCATCGCTGTTTTATTCATAGCACTAATCTCTAGTAAgtacctttttcatttattttctggttAATTAATTTCTCCCGCTGAAATGTTGGCTCCCTGAAGGCAGAAaccatatttattttgttcagcACTATATAGCCatgtctagaacagtgcctggaacatagcctatgctcaataaatagctgagaaaatttaaaaatcaccggagactgaggctcagagaaattattCTCCTAAAGCCACACAGCAAGCTGATTACAGAGCCTAGATATGGCTCCGAAGCCTGTGTTTTGCCCCTCAATAAACACTTTATTACAGCAATTTCCTTTACAGAGAGCCTACTAGTGCAAAGCTCTCTAGTTATTTACATTTTCCCACCCCACAGCCCTATCCCCATgatgctgaggcacagagagattatgTGTCTGGTCCCAGCTCCTATGGCTAGTgggaggcagaaccaggatttgatcCCACAGGCTTTAGTAGGGAACCCAGCCAGATGCTCAGAAGGCTCAGGTGAAGACTCCTCCCCTTCTGGGTCTCCCTGCAgctgtccctcccacccctcacctTTCTGATCCACCACAGCTGCCCTCAGCACATCAACCAGCTCCTCCCTACTGAGGTTCTCTGGCCACAGCAGCCCCGAGACAGGCTGGTCATCCAGGGGCCCCGACCGTTTGCTGGAGCCTCGACGTTTCTGCTGATGCCTGGAAAAGGTTAGGTAAGCAACAGGAGAATCATTGCCGCCCATTCTTATCTCCACACACCTCTTCCTAAATCCTGCGGCTTCCTACTAATGCTTCAGAAAGCCTGGGTTGAGTTTCCCGAAATGTTAGGTTCGACTGGCCCCACTGTACAGAAcagagaactgaggctcagagagatctaCTGACCAGTTTAGGGTCACACAGCAGAGCTGGATTAGAAGCCATATCTGCCTAACTCCAGATCCCGCACACACCCTCCCCCGGCCGCAACCTCCCTCCTACACAAAGGAGGGCGGGGGTTGCTAATCACCGGGCCTCGGTGCCAAAGCTTGAGGCTGTGCGCGCTGCGCGGACCCCCGGACCCCGCCGCCAGCCACCCCAGACCTGGCCCAAAACACGACAGCAGCCCATCTCCGGAGTGAGGACAGTGCGCATGTGTCCGGAAGGGCTCCCCGGGGATGCCCCACAGCGCGCTGATTGGTCAGATTGACTGTCAATCGGAATAGCGAGGCTCAGAGCTGTGAGAAGGCGGAGCTTTGCCTTT from Mesoplodon densirostris isolate mMesDen1 chromosome 10, mMesDen1 primary haplotype, whole genome shotgun sequence encodes the following:
- the RPUSD3 gene encoding mitochondrial mRNA pseudouridine synthase RPUSD3 isoform X2; the protein is MGCCRVLGQVWGGWRRGPGVRAARTASSFGTEARHQQKRRGSSKRSGPLDDQPVSGLLWPENLSREELVDVLRAAVVDQKGPLVTLNKPQGLPVTGKPGELTLLSVLPELSQSLGLGERELQVVRASGKETSGLVLLSSCPQTASRLQKFFTYSQRARRPTVTYCAVTDGIPATSEGKIQAALKLEHIDGVNLVVPVKSPSRKDILEGVKRTLSYFRVVATGSGCALVQLQPLTGPG
- the RPUSD3 gene encoding mitochondrial mRNA pseudouridine synthase RPUSD3 isoform X1, with protein sequence MRTVLTPEMGCCRVLGQVWGGWRRGPGVRAARTASSFGTEARHQQKRRGSSKRSGPLDDQPVSGLLWPENLSREELVDVLRAAVVDQKGPLVTLNKPQGLPVTGKPGELTLLSVLPELSQSLGLGERELQVVRASGKETSGLVLLSSCPQTASRLQKFFTYSQRARRPTVTYCAVTDGIPATSEGKIQAALKLEHIDGVNLVVPVKSPSRKDILEGVKRTLSYFRVVATGSGCALVQLQPLTAFPSQLQAHMALQLCPLLGDHMYSARVATVLGQRFLLPAESTRPQRQVLDEALLSRLHLNPSQAAQLPLHLHLHCLYLPGARPRDPPIKLLAPLPSYFSRTLHCLGLHYQ